In the genome of Lysobacter sp. BMK333-48F3, the window TATCGCGCACCCCGGCCGAGTTCAACCGCCGCGCCATCTCGTCGGCGCCGATCCAGGTGGCGTTGCCGCCGTCGTGGTAGAGCTGCGCGTTCGGCGCGCGCAGTTTGAACTCGCGCGCCGCGTACTGCAGCAGGCCGATGCGGATGCTGCGCTGGTCGGCGGCCAGGCAGTCGAGCTGGGCCAGGGCGTCGGGCTCGATCACCACCACCGCGCGGCGGTCGCCGATGCCCGAGGCGAAGCTGGAGATCCAGGTGCGGTAGGCCTCCGGGCTGCCGGCACCGCCGCCGGAGTGGCTGCCGCAGTCGCGGCCGGGGATGTTGTAGGCGACCAGGATCGGCCGCTTGTCGGCGGCGCGCGCGGCGTCGACATAGGTCGCCACCGCGGTGCCGATGTTGCCGCTCCAGTTGCCGAACCAGCGCCCCATCGGCTTGGTCGCGATGGCGTTGCGGATCTTGCTGGCGCGCGCGTCGGCGGGATGATCGCGGACCCAGATCGCCGGGTTCGAGTTCGGATCGACGTAGAAGCCGCTGCCCTGGTTGGCCGCGACCGCGGCGCCGGGCGCCAGCGTCGCCAGGGCCCAGACCAGTGCGCCGGCCGCGAGCCGGCGCGGCGCGCGCGCGGATAT includes:
- a CDS encoding glycoside hydrolase family 6 protein, which encodes MQQHHGISARAPRRLAAGALVWALATLAPGAAVAANQGSGFYVDPNSNPAIWVRDHPADARASKIRNAIATKPMGRWFGNWSGNIGTAVATYVDAARAADKRPILVAYNIPGRDCGSHSGGGAGSPEAYRTWISSFASGIGDRRAVVVIEPDALAQLDCLAADQRSIRIGLLQYAAREFKLRAPNAQLYHDGGNATWIGADEMARRLNSAGVRDIRGFALNVSNYHTTAASNSYGAAVAASLNRQFGYAKPFVVDTSRNGNGSNGEWCNPAGRKLGVSSQASTSGAEMLLWLKVPGDSDGQCGIAPNTPAGTFTPELAVRLIDGW